The genome window CGGGTCGCACCGACTGTGGTGGTGTCCAGGTCCCGCGGCGAGGCGTTGGTCGAGCTTGCCCGCGAACTCGGTCACGCGCCAGTCGCTGAAGGCATCGACGGTTCGACGGCGGTCATGCCGCTGCTCGCCCATCGAGCACCGACTCCGACAACAGCGACGGCTGGGCAGACTGGCTTCGACGAAGTGTTCGTCCATGCGCTGGTGCGGGCACTGCGCCGGGCTGAGGCGGACTCGCAATCACCTGTGCCCGTAGCCAATTCGGGCGAACCTGTACCGCGATTGTCCATCGCCCAGTCGGCGACCATCCTGCGGGAGGCGCACCTGTCGGGTGACCCGGTGTGGCTTGGCTACGCGGATAACGCTGGTTCCATCACCCGGCGGCTGGTGGACATCGTCGCGATCGACGCGGGCGCTGTGTCCGCCTTCGACCACAACTCGGGACGCATTCGCACCCTCGCGGTGTCGCGCATTACCGGCGTGGAACGCGCCTCGGACTCGGATAAGGAGGCGTTGGGATGACCGATGGCCCACTGATCGTTCAGAGCGACAAGACCGTGCTGCTGGAGGTCGACCACGAGCTCGCGGACGACGCTCGTCGAGAGATCGCGCCCTTCGCCGAGTTGGAACGTGCCCCTGAACACATCCACACGTACCGGTTGACCCCGCTTGGCCTGTGGAACGCGCGCGCAGCTGGCCACGATGCTGAAGGCGTCATCAACACGTTGCTGAAGTACTCGCGTTACGCCGTTCCTCATTCGCTGCTCGTCGACGTCGCCGACACGATGGATCGCTACGGCCGACTCCAGTTGCGCGACGATCCGGCGTACGGCTTGGTCATGGTCGCCAGTGACCTGTCGGTGATGGAAGAGGTGCTTCGGTCCAAACGGACCAAGGGCATGTTCGGCGACCGCATTGACGAGCACACGATCGTTGTCCATACCAGCGAGCGTGGACACCTCAAGCAGGCTCTGCTCAAGATCGGTTGGCCGGCTGAGGACTTGGCCGGTTACGTCGATGGCGAGGCGCACGCGATCGACCTGGTCGAGGACGGCTGGGAGTTGCGCGACTATCAGCGCCAAGCCGTCGACGGCTTCTGGCACGGCGGTTCCGGTGTGGTGGTGCTGCCATGCGGTGCTGGGAAGACCCTGGTGGGGGCGGCCGCGATGGCGGTCGCCAAGGCCACGACGCTGATCCTGGTGACCAGTACCGTCTCGGCGCGGCAGTGGCGCGACGAACTGCTCAAACGAACCAGCCTGACCGAGGACGAGATCGGCGAATACTCAGGTGCCAGCAAAGAAGTTCGGCCAGTCACAATCGCGACATATCAGGTGCTCACGACGCGTCGCAAAGGCGTCTACCCGCACTTGGACCTGTTCGACACCCGT of Candidatus Nanopelagicales bacterium contains these proteins:
- a CDS encoding DEAD/DEAH box helicase translates to MTDGPLIVQSDKTVLLEVDHELADDARREIAPFAELERAPEHIHTYRLTPLGLWNARAAGHDAEGVINTLLKYSRYAVPHSLLVDVADTMDRYGRLQLRDDPAYGLVMVASDLSVMEEVLRSKRTKGMFGDRIDEHTIVVHTSERGHLKQALLKIGWPAEDLAGYVDGEAHAIDLVEDGWELRDYQRQAVDGFWHGGSGVVVLPCGAGKTLVGAAAMAVAKATTLILVTSTVSARQWRDELLKRTSLTEDEIGEYSGASKEVRPVTIATYQVLTTRRKGVYPHLDLFDTRDWGLIIYDEVHLLPAPVFRFTADLQARRRLGLTATLVREDGNETEVFSLIGPKRYDAPWREIEAQGWIAPADCVEVRVTLPEHQRMIYAMAEPEDRYRMVATAQQKIPVVKELIAKHTGEQILVIGQYLDQLAELGEALDAPVITGDTPVKERQRLYELFRT